The Haploplasma axanthum region CTTGAGTCTAGAAGCAGGGAGTTAGTAAGACTCACTAACATCCTTGATAAGGTATTCCCAGAATTTAAACCTTTTTTTAACAATATATTAGGTAAAACCCCTTTATATATCTTGAAAAAGTTTAAAACTAAGGAAAAGATTGCAAATCTTAATAATGACCATTATGATACTTTAAGGAAAATGTCAATGGGTAAACTTAGTTATCCTAGGTTTTCTAATCTAAGACATTTAGCTAAAGTATCGGTTGGTATATCTAGTAAAATCTATGAATCCTTGATTCCCATGATTGTAGATAACTATTATCATTTAACAGAGCTTATAAACCAATTAGATGAACAAATAACAATTTTGTACAACGATACCGATTCCTTAATTCACACTATTCCAGGTATTGGAATAATCACTGCCGCTTCTATTTATGCAGAAATCGGTAATATCAATCGTTTCACTAATTCCGGACAAATAATAGCTTATGCTGGATTAGATGTTAGTGTTAGTCAATCAGGTACACAGGAACATCAGGGTAAAATTGTTAAACGAGGTTCTTCTTTACTTAGAAAGAAACTTTATAACTATGCTCTTTTAAGTTTAAGATTCATTCCACAATTTCATGACTACTATCATAACAAGAAAACATTAGGTAAACATCATAAAGTGGTTTTAACACATATTTGCAGAAAATTAATCCGCATTATTTTTCACATTCAAATTAATAAAACACCATTTGATTTAAATAAGATTAAGTAATTTGTAGCTAATTATTTATCTTTATATTCACACCTGAGCCTATTTATAGGTTTTTTTGTATTTTATTTATCATTTCATTTTACTTTCTATAGTTAGTCTCTTACTTTATTCTTAATGTATCGATAACATTTATTTTTGATGCATATTTTGCTGGAATAATTGATGCAAATACAACAACAAAAATGAATCCTATTACATATTTTATTAAAGACTTACTAAAAACAACAAATGTAATATTTTTAATAAATCCAATATTTAAAACTGCTATTATTAAATAAATGAATGTTATCGATATTATCAATGATATACATGCTAAAAGCAATGTTTCGACAATGAACTGTTTGGTAATATCAAACTTTGTAGCTCCCAAAGTAATTCTAATTCCTATTTCATTCATTCTACTTTTAATGCTAAATAACATTGTATTTACTATAATCACAATGCTAAATAAAACTAACCCTATAAATCCCATCGTATAAACAACTTGTGTATTTCTTTGATTTTCATTATACTGTTCAATTAAACTCATCCTTGTATATGAATCCTCATATCTAGATTTAAATGAACTTTTATCCAAAGAATCTTTTATTGAACTTGCTAATTCATTATCTTGAACTAGTTGCTTTGTTACACCTTCCATATAGTTAAACTCACTCTTTTTATATGTATTTATCGGCATAAATATATGTGCCATAGGCGTAATATTTTTATTATCTCTATATGTTACATTACTATAACTATCATAGTATTCTTTTAAATCATTTAACACTCCAACAACCGTATAAGATCCATATCCAGTCAAATTAATTCTTTTCCCAATCGGATTAGATTCACCAAAGTAAACCATTGATGTATATCTTGTAATAACTATGACATTCATGTTTTGTTCCGATTCTTCCCTGGACCATACTCTTCCCTCTAAACCTTTAACTACCGATGTAGGCACTCCATCTTCATACGGTATATATGACATAACAAAATTATTATTTGTACCAATAATTCTAATTTTAACTTCATAATTTTGTTTTTCTCTATAAGTATTTATTCTTATACTTGTTGATTCAAAAGGAACGATACTTTTGTTATTATTAATTTTATTTAGATAATTTATGTCCTTATTTTGAATATTGTTATAGACAATTGTTGTATCTGATAATTCATCTATTACATTTAAAAACTTATTCTTCATAGAGTCTGAAATCATAATTCCTATCAAAAAGAGTATTCCTGAAACTGTGATTCCTACTATAGTTAATATTACTCTAAACTGATCATTTCTAAAAATCGGTAAATACGTTCTTTTAAATTTTTTCATTATTCTAAAATACCATTATAATAAATTGCAGCTCTTTGACCTTCAGTTAAACCATTCAAAACTTCAAAAAAGACTTTATTTTGAAGTCCTAATACCACAGACGTTCTTTCAATTATTTCCCGATTCTCAGTCTTTTTAACGATGTCAACATATGCAACCCCATTTAAATAATAAACAGCGCGTTTATTAACTAATAATACATTTGCTTTTGTTCTTTTATTTATTTTAACATTTACAATACTACCACTTAATATATTCTTATTGTTCTCATCTATATTTGCTTGAACTCTTATCAACCCATTTTTAATTTCCGGTTCAATATTTTCTATTATTGAGTGATACATCTTTTCATTAAAGGAATATGTTAGTTCTTTTCCTATCTTTAAGTCATCTACATTTTCTTGTTTAATATAAAATTCTATTTTTAAATCAGTTAATGATACGATTTCTATTTCAAAAACATTATCTTTCTTTTGTATTGAAATGACCTTATAAATACCTTCAAGGTTGTTTATTATTAAAAGTTCATCTTCTCCATAAAGATAATCATTAATAGATAAATTATGATCCTCAACAAATATCTTTTCTGTTTTATATGGAATTATATTGCCTATTAATTCTATATCATCTGTAAAATTAGTTCTTATAATTGTTGTAAGTTCATCATATGTGCTAATATTATCTTCTAATTCAGGTAATTTAAAATCTTTTTCATCTTTTTTAAAAATAAGTGGTATTAATTGTAGAATGAGCATCAATGATAACAAAACGATTATACTTATTATATAGCCTTTTTTCATTTTACTTTCCCCCTACAATTGAATCAATTAAAAGTTTTGCGCATGTTGTACTATTTGATAGAACCAAATGTACCATTACATACCCATAATCTTTTTCTCCGCTTTCAATATCTTCATAATCAAAAACAATTTGATCAATTAGAATAACATTTTTAGGTATCGTATCTTTCACTCTTATTTCTAAATAAAAAACATCACCATTATGGATATTAATTTTATTTATAAATCTACTATTATCTATTCGTATCTCTTCAATATACTTGTTTAAATCAAAAGTTCCATTTCCTTCAAAGTATATTTTATCAGCATTAATTGTCATATTACTTTTTAAACTTTGACTATACCCATTAACAGTAAATCCATAATCAACTACATTTCCGCCTTCTTGGCCAGCATAAATATGAAGTTGTTTTTGAACTTCTGCCTGAATTCTAACATTTGTATCAAAAGAAGACTTTTTACCATTAAAATTAAAATCTACTTTTTCAATATATAAATCGCCTTGAACACCTCTCATATTAATCCCTAATAT contains the following coding sequences:
- a CDS encoding ABC transporter permease; protein product: MKKFKRTYLPIFRNDQFRVILTIVGITVSGILFLIGIMISDSMKNKFLNVIDELSDTTIVYNNIQNKDINYLNKINNNKSIVPFESTSIRINTYREKQNYEVKIRIIGTNNNFVMSYIPYEDGVPTSVVKGLEGRVWSREESEQNMNVIVITRYTSMVYFGESNPIGKRINLTGYGSYTVVGVLNDLKEYYDSYSNVTYRDNKNITPMAHIFMPINTYKKSEFNYMEGVTKQLVQDNELASSIKDSLDKSSFKSRYEDSYTRMSLIEQYNENQRNTQVVYTMGFIGLVLFSIVIIVNTMLFSIKSRMNEIGIRITLGATKFDITKQFIVETLLLACISLIISITFIYLIIAVLNIGFIKNITFVVFSKSLIKYVIGFIFVVVFASIIPAKYASKINVIDTLRIK
- a CDS encoding IS110 family RNA-guided transposase; its protein translation is MFHVGIDISKFKHDCFIATNAGDTVLSFTFNNDHEGFQTLKKELVALGDKTQIKIGLESTGHYGINLKSFLSKLGYTYLEFNPQLTNKFSKATSLRKTKTDKIDAKLISSMLGHFDYKTLHTSFYHENDLKELVRLRENYLESRSRELVRLTNILDKVFPEFKPFFNNILGKTPLYILKKFKTKEKIANLNNDHYDTLRKMSMGKLSYPRFSNLRHLAKVSVGISSKIYESLIPMIVDNYYHLTELINQLDEQITILYNDTDSLIHTIPGIGIITAASIYAEIGNINRFTNSGQIIAYAGLDVSVSQSGTQEHQGKIVKRGSSLLRKKLYNYALLSLRFIPQFHDYYHNKKTLGKHHKVVLTHICRKLIRIIFHIQINKTPFDLNKIK
- a CDS encoding efflux RND transporter periplasmic adaptor subunit — protein: MKKGYIISIIVLLSLMLILQLIPLIFKKDEKDFKLPELEDNISTYDELTTIIRTNFTDDIELIGNIIPYKTEKIFVEDHNLSINDYLYGEDELLIINNLEGIYKVISIQKKDNVFEIEIVSLTDLKIEFYIKQENVDDLKIGKELTYSFNEKMYHSIIENIEPEIKNGLIRVQANIDENNKNILSGSIVNVKINKRTKANVLLVNKRAVYYLNGVAYVDIVKKTENREIIERTSVVLGLQNKVFFEVLNGLTEGQRAAIYYNGILE